The Shewanella pealeana ATCC 700345 genome contains the following window.
CGATGGGGAATTAATGTTCTCTGTGAGTCCAATATAACCAACTAGCTTTTTAGCTTATGGCTAAAACAAGTCATATTAGGAGTGCCCTATTAACCCTTTAATTAATCTTTACTCAACCCCTAGCATTTATACGACTTTCAAATTGGAGCATAAATTATTAAATTTACTCACATTGACTGTTCCCCAATAGATGAGCGCGAGCTGATATAATCCTTAGCATCTCCAAGCCAGTAATGGAATGCTATGACCCGCCAAGCTGCTAACCTGTTGAGCCAACAGCAACAATTAATTGTCAGAGATGCTGAGACCAGTGTTGATGCCTGTACTGGTGTTGATCTTAATATTGCACGCCGCGGGCCCCTCGCGCGCTATCAAGACCTGGTCGAGCAGCAACAGATTATCGACGACGGCGCGCAGCACCAAGCCATAGCAGCACTGGAACGATTGCATCGGCAGCTCATTCAAGTGCCTCACACTCAGCAGCCTAGCCATGTTCATCCAGAGTGTCAGGGGATCTACATGTGGGGGGATGTCGGCCGCGGCAAAACCTACTTGATGGATCTGTTCTATCAAAGCCTTGAATGTGAAAGTGAAAGCGAATCTAAAACTGAAGTCCCCAAGCTCAGGCTGCACTTTCATCGTTTTATGGCGCGCATTCACAAAGAGCTGATTAGTGAGGCGGCGTCTCTAATCACATCTATCAAATCTCAATTAATGTTAC
Protein-coding sequences here:
- the zapE gene encoding AFG1/ZapE family ATPase: MTRQAANLLSQQQQLIVRDAETSVDACTGVDLNIARRGPLARYQDLVEQQQIIDDGAQHQAIAALERLHRQLIQVPHTQQPSHVHPECQGIYMWGDVGRGKTYLMDLFYQSLECESESESKTEVPKLRLHFHRFMARIHKELISEAASLITSIKSQLMLHVLPVKGFTGVTKI